The genomic region GGATTGACCTGCTTCATTTTCTGCTGACGCTCCGTATCGCTGGTTTGCTCCCGCAGCAGGCGCTGGCGATAAACCTTGTACCAGCCGTCAAAAGCATCACGATCAATAAATTCATCCCGCAGGGGAGAACACGATTGATGCTGTTCAGTATTACTGAGCTGGCGAAACGTCAGGGTATAGTCGCTTTTCTCATTGCTCATCAGCGTCAACAACCCGGTCAGAATGTCATTATCGTGCGCATCTGCAGTGAGCAACCCAAGTTTTGCCCTCATTCGCTCCCCCCAGGCACGCATCAGTTCAACCTCATATTCGGCCAGGGCCTGGCTGAGTTCTCTGCTGTCAAGCAAACCAGAAAGCGCGTGCGCCAGACAATTAAGGTTCCACAGCCCGACTGCAGGTTGGTTAGCAAAACTGTGGCGTCCCTGATAGTCAGAATGATTGCAGATAAAGTCCGGCTGGTAATTATCGAGAAAACCGTAAGGCCCATAATCCAGCGTCAGCCCTAAAATTGACATATTGTCGGTGTTCATCACACCGTGCGCAAAACCAATGCTTTGCCAGTAAGCGATCAAACGTGCAGTGCGTCTGACAACGTCGCTAAACCACAGCAGATAGCGCTGCGGATTTTGTTGCAAATGCGACCAGTGATGGCGAATAACATATTCGGCCAGCTCACGGACTTTCTCTGGCTGACGGGCATAAAAATAGTGCTCAAAATGCCCAAAGCGAACATGACTTTCTGCCACTCTCAGCAGCATTGCACCTTTTTCTGTCGTTTCCCGTCTAATCGGCTCATCGCTGGTCACGATAGTCAGTGCACGCGAAGTGGGTATACCCAATGCATGCATCGCTTCACAGGCAAGAAACTCACGTACGGTTGATCGCAGTACTGCACGTCCATCGCCCATGCGCGAATAAGGCGTGGGACCTGCTCCTTTCAAATGCCAGTCAACTTTACGTCCGTCAGGCAGCTGTTGCTCACCCAGCAGAAGACCTCGCCCGTCACCCAGTTGCCCCGCCCAGACGCCAAATTGATGACCGCTGTAGGCCTGAGCAAGCGGCTGCATGCCAGACAGCAGTGTTTCACCACTCCATATTGCGCAGTGCGGTTCGCGAAACAGGCTTTCTTCAAGATATAGCTCTTCTGCCAGCCCGACGCTGTGATAGAGCAACCGGGGATTTTTGAGCGGAACTGGCGGTAAGGCAGTGTAGAATCCCGGCAGTTCGTTATGCCAGGTATTGTTGAATTGCATAGGTAACCCTCAAAATGACCGTGCAGGCTGGGCTGGCAGGGCAATCAGTGTAAACCGCCGCAGAGAAGGAAAACACAGACTTAGTGAAGGGTTATTGTTGATGAATCGCGGGCAGGATTGCAGGGGATTCAATGAGAGAATGGAGTGCATCTTCATTCACCGATGAAAAAAGTAGGCTCTGAACGCCGTCAAAATCAAAATACCTTACTCTCTTCAGCGCAGATACATCATCCACGCCCTGTACAATAATGCTTTGGCAGTGTGGTTTAATGTTTTCAAGCAATGCAGTGATAAAAGGTTTGAATGACAGCCGTTTTATATTGTGTTGAACAAAGCCTTTATCCAGTTTTACCGAGGCAAACATATTGTCGTAAACCGCTTTAGACGAAACTTTTCCCGATCCATAATTTTCCAGGCTCAGGTCAAATCGCTCACTTAACGCCAACAGGGCAGGATCATTTGCCCCGTGTTTTATACCAGGAAATACTTCGTTAATTTCCAGTTCCAGAAACTCAAGGGCATCGAGTTTTCGCGCGATAAATTCATTTGTCATCACGGCCATCGCCAACATTTCATCCATTTTTAGTGAAACTTTTACGCAGTTAGAACGAAAGAAACCGTTATGTTTTTCCACAATATTGATCTGGGCTTGTAAAACGATAATACGTTGCGTTTGATCTAACTGCGGCAACAGCAAATCCAGTGGGGCCGCGACATTGGCGCTGCCATGCAAAAAATGTGTCGTCAGCCCAACCGACATCAGCTTACCGCCAAAACTGTAGACCGGGTTGAATGTGATGTGGATTTTATAATCCGCTGCCAGATGGATATTCATTTCATTACGCCGTGTTGAAGTGGCATTTTATGCAGTCCTGGCTGATCGAATAATCAACTTCAGCACCGTCTAATGTTTTAACTGTATTGTCAGCAGGCGTTAACAGGCAGGAAACTGCCCCAATTAACGCTTTAAGCTATCACAATTCAGAAATAATATATGTTTAACAGTTAAAGTAAAATAATGCCATTTATTCTGCCTGATCGCGTTACTTCAATTACCCCTTACAAAACCATGTCATAAATTCGCATATGAGTGCATAAAGGCAGCTTTATAACTCTTTACCCTTCAAAAAAGGATTTTTCATTTACTATTTAACCATAAATCAAATGAGCGACAAATGTACACTGACTAATAATTAATTCGCTAAATATATGCAAGCGTTAAATAGCCTTCCATAATGCCGTCTCAGCTGGCATTGTTGAACACTTCGCGCTGTCACACCTGATCATCGTTCCATACCGCAAAGAGCGACTGTCACTCTTTTACCCCGCAGGATGAGAAAAGGCAGACAGCGCCCGGCACCGATATTTAAAGGCGACGAGCCTGCCAGAACACTTTTTTCCAGTAAACATTATTTAAAGAAGACCGAATCACCCCCTGACTGGTTGAAGCATGGATAAACTGGCTGTCGGTATCATAAATTCCCACATGCAAACCATTTTCCCCTCGTCCTGTTTTAAAAAAAACCAGATCGCCAGGAAGTAAATCGCTACGGGAAATACGTGTGCCAACATCGGTTTGCGCAACGGTGGTTCGCGGTAGCAGCAGCTGAAAACGATCGCGAAAGGTAATATACACAAAGCCGGAGCAATCTATGCCCCCTCTTCCCATGCCACCATAGCGATAGGGCGTTCCCCGCCATTGACTTAACTGATCCTTAAGTTGAGCGATAACAGTAATGGAATCGGCCAGGCGCGCATCAGGCGGAGGTGCATGGCTGCTGCAACCTGAGAGAATGATAATGATCAGCAGTAGCCAGCAACGCATACAATATTCCCATATAAGATGCGACTACTTTACTCAAAAAGCTGGTTAAGGGGCAATGTTATCGGAAAAATCAGACATTATTTTCAGGA from Erwinia tracheiphila harbors:
- a CDS encoding NlpC/P60 family protein is translated as MRCWLLLIIIILSGCSSHAPPPDARLADSITVIAQLKDQLSQWRGTPYRYGGMGRGGIDCSGFVYITFRDRFQLLLPRTTVAQTDVGTRISRSDLLPGDLVFFKTGRGENGLHVGIYDTDSQFIHASTSQGVIRSSLNNVYWKKVFWQARRL
- a CDS encoding EAL domain-containing protein — translated: MNIHLAADYKIHITFNPVYSFGGKLMSVGLTTHFLHGSANVAAPLDLLLPQLDQTQRIIVLQAQINIVEKHNGFFRSNCVKVSLKMDEMLAMAVMTNEFIARKLDALEFLELEINEVFPGIKHGANDPALLALSERFDLSLENYGSGKVSSKAVYDNMFASVKLDKGFVQHNIKRLSFKPFITALLENIKPHCQSIIVQGVDDVSALKRVRYFDFDGVQSLLFSSVNEDALHSLIESPAILPAIHQQ
- a CDS encoding protein adenylyltransferase SelO, whose product is MQFNNTWHNELPGFYTALPPVPLKNPRLLYHSVGLAEELYLEESLFREPHCAIWSGETLLSGMQPLAQAYSGHQFGVWAGQLGDGRGLLLGEQQLPDGRKVDWHLKGAGPTPYSRMGDGRAVLRSTVREFLACEAMHALGIPTSRALTIVTSDEPIRRETTEKGAMLLRVAESHVRFGHFEHYFYARQPEKVRELAEYVIRHHWSHLQQNPQRYLLWFSDVVRRTARLIAYWQSIGFAHGVMNTDNMSILGLTLDYGPYGFLDNYQPDFICNHSDYQGRHSFANQPAVGLWNLNCLAHALSGLLDSRELSQALAEYEVELMRAWGERMRAKLGLLTADAHDNDILTGLLTLMSNEKSDYTLTFRQLSNTEQHQSCSPLRDEFIDRDAFDGWYKVYRQRLLREQTSDTERQQKMKQVNPAIVLRNYLAQIAIEHAEQGDITFLQRLHHALSKPFADKPEYADLMRRPPDWAKTLEISCSS